From Paenibacillus physcomitrellae, the proteins below share one genomic window:
- a CDS encoding futalosine hydrolase, with translation MPQFHHNESHKILVMTAVEAEAEAVLRGLGGDGRFEVALAGVGPVQAAISTTKLLAAGSGRYSLVVSAGIAGGYAGRAEIGSLVVSSEIAAADLGAETQEGFSSLDELGFGSAVVPVDRALAERAAGMLAAAGLPVTLGPALTLATVTGSAATASMLAARFPGAASEGMEGFGAAAAAADFGLPALELRAISNAVGPRDKSLWRIGDALKALEAAFAAITQSWRD, from the coding sequence ATGCCCCAATTTCACCATAATGAGAGCCATAAAATATTGGTCATGACCGCCGTCGAGGCGGAAGCGGAAGCGGTGCTCCGCGGCTTGGGCGGAGACGGCCGTTTTGAGGTGGCCCTGGCCGGCGTAGGCCCGGTCCAGGCAGCCATCAGCACGACGAAACTGCTGGCCGCAGGGAGCGGCCGCTACAGCCTCGTCGTGAGCGCCGGCATCGCCGGCGGTTATGCGGGCCGGGCGGAGATCGGCTCGCTGGTTGTGTCCAGCGAGATTGCTGCGGCCGACCTCGGCGCGGAGACGCAGGAGGGCTTCAGCAGCCTGGACGAGCTGGGCTTCGGCAGCGCGGTCGTGCCTGTAGACCGCGCTTTGGCGGAGCGGGCGGCCGGCATGCTGGCCGCCGCGGGACTGCCGGTCACACTGGGACCGGCATTGACGCTGGCGACCGTCACCGGCTCGGCCGCCACCGCCTCCATGCTGGCCGCGCGGTTCCCCGGCGCGGCCTCCGAAGGCATGGAGGGCTTCGGCGCCGCCGCGGCAGCCGCTGACTTCGGGCTGCCTGCCCTCGAGCTGCGGGCCATTTCGAACGCCGTCGGCCCGCGCGACAAATCCTTGTGGCGGATCGGGGATGCCTTGAAAGCTTTGGAAGCTGCTTTTGCAGCGATCACACAATCTTGGAGGGATTAA
- a CDS encoding Dabb family protein, with product MYEHLVLLKVKDSFTAQQQEAAVKKALAFKEAVPGILSISAGIIETENPQHKQGFALALRLTFEDKQACLDYDAHPAHQAFLQEIGPYTEDIIIADYPF from the coding sequence ATGTATGAACATCTTGTTCTATTAAAAGTAAAAGACAGCTTTACCGCTCAGCAGCAGGAAGCAGCCGTAAAGAAGGCGCTCGCGTTTAAAGAAGCCGTTCCGGGCATCCTCAGCATTAGTGCCGGGATCATCGAAACGGAGAATCCTCAGCATAAACAGGGCTTTGCGCTTGCCCTCCGCCTCACCTTTGAAGACAAGCAGGCTTGTCTCGATTATGATGCCCATCCGGCTCATCAGGCGTTTCTGCAGGAAATCGGGCCGTATACGGAAGATATTATCATTGCGGATTATCCTTTTTAA
- a CDS encoding kanamycin nucleotidyltransferase C-terminal domain-containing protein yields the protein MDDSWPIEAGAFINVVSLFDPQGLFEQARSLALSISEASIKEVMREFMIWEPYETMGKLRNSRQTGSFSYLPRAAYDLKWQTAKLIGLANRHYYSTRAKTLEESVAMSSKPEGYVELAERIMDGELSDKQQVYELCERLWTGLNEWIEEHG from the coding sequence GTGGATGATTCCTGGCCCATTGAAGCTGGAGCTTTCATAAACGTGGTTTCTCTGTTTGATCCACAAGGGCTTTTTGAGCAGGCGAGATCCCTTGCCCTTTCGATATCGGAAGCTTCAATTAAAGAGGTTATGCGTGAGTTTATGATTTGGGAGCCCTATGAAACGATGGGGAAACTCAGAAACAGCCGCCAAACCGGCAGCTTCAGCTATCTGCCCAGGGCAGCTTATGATTTGAAGTGGCAGACAGCCAAGCTGATCGGCCTGGCCAACCGACATTACTACAGTACACGCGCCAAAACCTTAGAGGAGTCGGTGGCTATGTCCAGCAAACCGGAGGGGTACGTAGAACTTGCCGAGCGGATCATGGACGGGGAATTAAGCGATAAGCAGCAAGTTTATGAGCTGTGCGAGCGGCTATGGACAGGTTTGAACGAGTGGATCGAGGAGCATGGGTAG
- a CDS encoding 1,4-dihydroxy-6-naphthoate synthase, translated as MNIAYSPCPNDTFVFHAWAHGLVPGAPKLNVTYADIDITNHLAARGEGPEVLKISYAALPWVLKDYALLPCGGALGRGCGPLVLTRSGLSAEADPGLLSGKRVAVPSDRSTAYLLFRLWAAQKVPGGVGEIVVMPFDEIMPAVRDGKIDAGLVIHEARFTYPSYGLALLQDLGSWWEEDTGTPIPLGAIIARRSLDLAPIPGWVRASIDYGWAHPEASKAYILEHAQEMDPDVAQQHINLYVNEFTRDLGTDGYKAISSLLGRAGAEGLIPEFDLGLLKFEA; from the coding sequence ATGAACATCGCTTATTCACCGTGTCCAAACGACACGTTTGTGTTTCACGCCTGGGCGCACGGCCTGGTTCCAGGTGCACCTAAATTAAACGTAACCTATGCGGATATTGATATTACGAATCATTTGGCTGCCCGCGGCGAAGGCCCTGAGGTGCTTAAAATCTCTTATGCAGCCCTGCCATGGGTATTAAAGGATTACGCCCTGCTGCCATGCGGCGGAGCGCTGGGACGCGGCTGCGGCCCGCTCGTGCTGACACGCAGCGGCCTGTCCGCTGAAGCCGACCCTGGGCTGCTCTCCGGCAAACGGGTAGCCGTACCGAGCGACCGCTCTACAGCCTATCTGCTGTTCCGCCTGTGGGCCGCGCAGAAGGTGCCTGGCGGTGTAGGCGAAATCGTCGTCATGCCGTTTGACGAAATTATGCCGGCCGTCCGCGACGGCAAAATCGACGCAGGTCTGGTCATCCACGAAGCACGCTTCACTTACCCGTCCTACGGACTGGCCCTGCTTCAGGATCTAGGCAGCTGGTGGGAAGAGGATACCGGCACTCCGATTCCGCTGGGTGCGATCATTGCCCGGCGTTCCCTTGACCTGGCACCAATCCCCGGCTGGGTACGCGCCTCAATCGATTACGGCTGGGCCCATCCGGAGGCTTCCAAAGCCTACATTCTGGAGCACGCCCAGGAGATGGATCCCGATGTAGCGCAGCAGCACATCAACCTGTACGTTAACGAGTTTACGCGCGATCTGGGTACAGACGGCTACAAAGCCATCTCTTCCCTGCTCGGCCGGGCCGGTGCGGAAGGATTGATTCCAGAGTTTGATCTGGGACTGCTCAAATTCGAAGCGTAG
- a CDS encoding helix-turn-helix transcriptional regulator codes for MTNSCRRQTSVSFHFVLPMPMMMLKAIGWEMVTSHEYVWDGRNRPGDHCILQITLAGRGEIELNGRKHVLEPGHVFLVDVPGSHVYRLPESSSSWELLYVELSHDALGFWKELIAAEGPVVRIGLDSAFMKLMWRIYDEAVQDRYKDIYQCSEAAYSIVMQLASLFESRRGNRRLPAAVEKCKLFIEERFSEPVGLDEMAQAAGCSKYHLTRECERTLGATPGRYLTMVRLERASVLLLSPEAWTLEEVAAMTGFSNANYFGKVFRRHTGMSPGEFRHGSDLYEIRRMLFPS; via the coding sequence ATGACTAATAGCTGCCGCAGACAAACCTCGGTTTCGTTCCATTTTGTGCTACCTATGCCGATGATGATGCTCAAGGCCATCGGCTGGGAGATGGTAACGAGTCATGAATATGTATGGGATGGCCGGAACCGGCCCGGCGATCACTGTATTCTGCAGATCACGCTGGCAGGGCGGGGCGAGATTGAGCTGAATGGGCGGAAGCACGTTCTTGAACCTGGCCATGTCTTCCTGGTAGATGTGCCGGGCAGTCACGTCTACCGGCTGCCTGAGAGCTCATCAAGCTGGGAACTGCTGTATGTGGAGCTGTCGCATGATGCGCTGGGCTTCTGGAAGGAACTGATAGCTGCTGAGGGACCGGTTGTCCGGATCGGGCTGGACTCGGCTTTCATGAAGCTGATGTGGCGAATTTACGACGAGGCAGTGCAAGACCGCTATAAAGACATTTATCAATGCTCCGAGGCTGCCTACTCGATCGTCATGCAGCTGGCCAGTCTGTTTGAGAGCCGCCGGGGGAACCGCAGGCTGCCAGCCGCGGTCGAGAAATGCAAGCTGTTCATTGAGGAGCGCTTCAGCGAACCGGTCGGGCTGGACGAAATGGCGCAGGCGGCGGGCTGCTCCAAATATCACCTGACCCGGGAATGCGAGCGTACCCTCGGAGCTACACCAGGCCGCTACTTGACGATGGTACGGCTTGAGCGCGCTTCGGTGCTGCTGCTCTCGCCGGAGGCATGGACGCTGGAGGAGGTAGCGGCGATGACGGGTTTCTCGAATGCCAATTATTTCGGCAAGGTGTTCCGCAGGCATACTGGTATGTCACCCGGCGAATTCCGGCACGGCAGCGATCTCTATGAGATCCGGCGGATGCTTTTTCCAAGTTAA